gtttagttACCCCAGTTCAGTGTGCGTTTGCTGAAATCACTACAACAACTCAGCCGGCTAAATATTTGGTTCTCGCTGGGTGGGTATTATCCCCATTCCCCAGCTAGTTAGCTGGCTAGCTAAAGGTGCTAGgttagctagctagttagctagctCCCTAACGTGAACTGCCGCTGCTCGGCCGTTAGCAACCAGCGCTCCACGCAGCATTTAAACTGAGTAAGTTGAccgtttgtgtttttctaaatatgCTAGCTAACCGGTCGTTGGTTCAATTTTCATGCCACGAATTACGTTTAGAGTCAGCTGAGTGGGACTTCGGTAACCCTCCACCAATTTCTGGGGTTAATCGTTAGCGTGTGTTTTATTGAAACAGCAGATGATTCGTGTAGCAACAGATTAACGACAGTAACGTCAAACTGGAGATATTGTTAAAAAACGGCTTAATTTACAGGCCAGATACTAATTGACAGGCAATTAGTCAATTACGCTGAGTCTATGTAAATTATAGTAACTGACATATCACGTCAGCGGTCTCTGGCTGTTGTCAATTAACTTGCTAATTAGCTGCTAGCAGCGTTTGTTAAAACTATCCCCGTGCAAGTTAGCTTGACTTCAGGTAAGGTATATTTTTGATGTGATTGTAGGTAAAGATGTTAGTTCATGTTTGAGGCCCTGTGACTTCTCTCGTGGTTTTCATTTCCATGCTAACaagataaaatgtcagaaacctTTGatcattcttttttaattgtccgtttattaaattgttttggtcTGATATTCACAACTGGCTGTcaagttaaaaaataccatcATTTAGTTACTTAGATATAATTTAGATTTGGGGCAAGTTGGAGGCAAATATTTGAAACACTGCTAATCTTGTAATTTTTGGTAGATATCACATTCATACGTGTAAATGAAAAGGATGTACTCctgctttttctgcatttatacattatttacCATCTACTTCCAAATCActaaaacatatgaaaaaaatcaatgttagAGCCAAAGAAATACTGTAAACATATATCAAAGAGGtcctttctcttttatttctcaaactttgctcttttctccttattttaatttatttctccttttctccccCTTTACCTTTGTTTTCCAGTATTTTGCtacctcttttttcttttttgtattgtagCATCATTTCCACCATAACTGCAAATCCCAATCTTTTGTATTTGACTGTCTTCCCTGACTTccctacatttttttgttatgtaaagtttgaaaagagagaaaaaatagattaaaatttCAGCAGTTTTCGGTGGGTTGCTCAGCACTAAAATCATGCTTTGTTTCTTCagttaaaaaatgctttcattGATTGACACCAATAATCATTTGTAACATTCAGTTAATCTACAAGCTATATCATCCAGACTTGTTAAAATGAAGTCAGGAGAGCTGCTTGTTTTAGCTTGACACATTAAATTTGTTTCCAACAGGAGCAGACTGATTGTTGGGCTGGACACTGTGGCTCTGTGTCTTAAATCAGTCATGGAGAACGATGCTTGTGTTGAGCAGAAGAATGGTGATGCTGCTGTAGACCAAGTTAAACAACAGCCAGCAGCCACAGCTCCTTACAGATACACCAAGGTGAGGAGAAATACCAACAACCTGACTCTGGGCCACATGAAGTTCTCTCTTACATAAATGAACCATTATCAATTCTTATACAGGAGGAACTCCTGGAAATAAAAGAGCTGCCGGTCTCCAATGAAAGGCCAGACTGTTTATCCGAGAAGTATGACAGGTAAGAATTAATTTCCGTAGATGTAATCCACACAACACACCtaataaaaatcagattttatgtTGGTCAGCACAGGAAATATAAGAGCTTTAGGCTGGATTGCATCAACAAGGATTAACTTTTAAACTTGATTAAATTATGGCTTAAGCTCAAATGCTGTTgcaccaaaatttaaaatgtgcttaaaatgaGGAGAGATTTAATTTAACCCTCTTTTAAAtctctgtttagtttttattctaAACCTAAattaaattgcacaaaaacTTTGAACTCCATTTTAAACTGTGATCCAGGGTTAACTTTGAACCTACAGTTGATGAGGTTTAACTTCTACAATGGCTGCCTTTTTGAGATGGATTGAGCAAAATATCAAGTTCTTCAAAGAAAGTTGAGAGACAGACTCAACCCACTTGacttttatgatgatgatgaagaattTTTGTCAAGTCATTAGTTCTCCAAGGAAACTGTTTTGGACCTGGACAGGGAGATGGGACCAACTGCCAAACATGGcagtgacagaaacacattGCTGTATGCTCTGCTTAAAGAGCATACTGGGCATTTATTGATAACTTTTGTAATTTGGGGACAAGAAATTATTGAAACTTTCAGATTCCATAGAATATGGCGATTGTGCTGGGGGTAAAAGTAGGATTGTGTTTGACAATTGCTAGAGCCCAAGTATACATAACAAAGCACATGTACTCACACGCTCCTGAAGTTCAGACCACATCTGAGCATAGAGATCAAAGTATGCATTAGGAAAGCTGCTGGATGTGTATGAGGTGTGCAGGATCAAATGTTTATATTCAAAAGATATGGGATTACAAAGTAGAGGCAGGAGGTAGAGTGATCGTCCACTAATCAGAGGGTTGGTGAttcaatccccagctcctccagccaACATGTCAAGGTATCcctgggcaagatactgaacccctaAATGTTCCCAATGGCTGTGCTGtctgtgtatgaatgtgtatgaatgttaaactgagtagcaggtggcagcTTGTACGGTAGCTGaggccaccagtgtatgaatgtctGTATGACTGTAACTCTTAGTGTGagagcactttgagtggtcagacAACTAGGAAAGCAACAAGTGCAAGTCAATTTACCATCTCctaaattaaatatgttaatgtttgtttcaTCCTGCTTTAAAAACCATCTAAGGCAAGtctgtactgtttttttattactttagcACATTGTCTTGCCCTAGTGAACTAGTTGTTTGCCTTTAATTGTGGTTTCAAATGTTGCTTTGATTCAGTGATGGTGTCTGGGACCCTGAGAAATGGCACGCCTCACTGTACCCCAGTTCAGAGCGAAGCTCTCCTGTGGAAGGTTTTAAGAAGGACTATGTGGATGACAGAGTTCCTTTGAAGCGAAGAATCCCAGGTAAAAGACCCAAATCTAGAAATCTAAAGATTTAGAGGTTAAACCAAAAAGGGTCATAAGGTGAACTTACTTTCTGTAGGAGGATGTTTGTGTCAGAGGTCATCTATTAATGCTTTACAAAACAGTACAACTATAATCTAGAAAAGGTTTTTGTAAGTGGAATGCACGAAACTCTTAAAATACTTATCAGTTCTGAATTATgcttaaactgatatttgaGTTACATAGTATTGTGTTGACGGGTAAGACAACAATATAAATGAGGCAGAATTTAAAAGATGTGTAatcatttctttctttggattgtttttgttatggtgtgaccatttttgtctttgtactttttaaacatctaaaaacaagCCATTTTGCTGTCCTGTGTACAGATCCTCGTGAACGTTTAAAGGAGGATGATCTGGATGTTGTACTGAGCCCACAGCGACGCAGCTTTGGAGGTGGATGTCAAGGCAACGCCGCACTTGCACCCCACGCCCGTCGCCCAATCAGCCCCCTGGAAAATAAGGAGAATGAGACTCTCCGCCTAGGAGGGGCACGCAGAATCGGCAGTGGGCGCATAATTGCTGCCCGAGCCTTTGAGAGAGAAGCCcgtgcagagaaagagagggaaagagagagagactttaaagaTAAAAGATTCAGGGTTGGTGTTCTTCACTTTCAGTCCATCCATAATGTGTTTCCCTTTGTGTTTGAACAGTGAGGTATTCAGTGCATGGAGGTTGGCATTTCCTTTAAATTGTTGCATAAGGATTACATAGGATTGCCAAGAGctctgcaaaataataaaagccataaaaaaaatttcacaGGAATTAGGTTTGGCTCACTAATGAAACATTTACTTTGTACTTAGAAAAATTAGAAAGTGCTGATTGGGCTTAAGATTCTGGCTTCATCGGTGTGATTTCACCATACAAAGAGTTTGTCAAGATTTTCCCTTCAGTTACTCTGTTTTTTGGTATCTTACCTTCTATCttacacacattcattcatgttGTCTCATCCTTTGCAGAGGGATTTCGGTGACAAACGTGTGTTTAGTGAAAGAAGAAGGAATGACTCTTATGCAGAGGAGGAGCCAGAGTGGTTCTCTGGGGGTCCCACCAGCCAGTCTGAGACCATTGAGCTCATTGGATTCGACGACAAAATCCTGGAGGATGATAAGCGCAGGTCCAAGCGGTCAAGGAAACGGGCAGAGTCCATAAAAGAAGGCACGTCAAAGCCTTGTTCATCAGTTCAATCAGCATAGTACATCTGCGATCACATTAGGGATATTCAAAattgctttttctctttctgtgtggcAGTGGAATGTAATGGTGGACAGGCAGAGGAGCAAGATGTGGGTTTGCAGTCTACTGCTGATCAAGAGGTCCCCCACCCTGATGTCCTGCCTGAGCAATCGACTGGAGACTTTGACTTCAACGAATTCTTCAATCTGGAGAAGACGATGCCCGGCCTGGCCTCTGTAAGTATTGGGGTGCACTGTGTGGTTTTGTTGGTGTTTAAAGATATGAACATCACAGATGGTGTGGAGTTTATAACTTCTGTTTCCCAAAGAAATCCTTAAATCAATGTAAGATTTAACAGTAGAGGTTTTCAAGTGTGTCTGTCCTTCCTCCCTCACACCAGACTTTCAGGCCATTTTATTCATCAGTAAGAACATTTTGGGGGCAAGATAAAACAGTTTTGacctgaaaaattaaaataatgtgctCATGTTCAAGTGGATgtcacatacaaaataaaaagccttTTTGAAGCCAAGTATTAATTTTGCAGATACTTAAAGTCGGCACAAGATAACCTCTGCTGTACTCAATCTCACTGAACCTGCACTGTGGTGGTGGGTATTGTCACTGAATGGTGCACtctctaaatattttttccagtgGGCTCCTGCATGGGGTTAAAAAGGTATCAACAATCCAAATTTATGCCCATCATTATAGCTAGATTAGATCTGCTAATTGGATAACTATGAACtagtgtataaaataaataaaacaattgtACAGAGTCTGCTTAGTGGCATTAAATCAACACAAGGCCACACAGCAGTGCGTTCAATGACACTGCCCTCTATCTTCTGGCGCATTTTGTGCTAAATCGATGGAAAACGCCCTAAACGTAAGTTGCCACCATTGTCCTCGTACCTTTCAGcctcctgctgtttgttttttcactctgtttcaTAGGcacctttttctgtctttcagatGATAGAGGACGTTTTGGGAGAGGGCCCTGTATCGGCTAGCCGCTTCAGTCAGTGGTTTTCCAGTAACGTGAGCCCCTCAGGCAGCCGGTCCAGCAGTCTGAGGTCCACTCCCCATGAGGAGCTGGAAAAACTTGCAGGTAAATGATTGATTTCCCCAAAGAAGCTTCATGTAACAGTGTAGTTTAAAACCAAGCCTAGCACTCAAAAGTTGAGtagatttctgcttttgttaGGCCGGTGTACAAGCTTAAACCAAATATGATTTTATGCAAACCAGCATTTGTCATAATGACACATGCTGGCAAATTAAAGCGTATCAGTGTAACAGGGCCACTAGTGTCTGACATGCTGTGTGCAATTTACTGCTCAGCTTAGCCGGCAGCATGAAGGAGGGTCAAATTTCAGTAGGCGCAAGAGGGGAGAAGAGCGGAGAATGTGACGTTATTAGAAAGTTCATGTGCTTTTTGGGGTAACAGAACATGACAGTTagtcaaaaagaaaactaaaactgcgCCAATTTGGCAACGTTTAAGGTTTGAGTCAGACGAAAGAAGTAAGCCGAAAAACATACACGAGGCATGTCCTGCATGTTAAGGTCTCTCCCTACTCTAACACACCTGATAATAATCATCTATCTAAATCTTAATCTTGagtagtatgtcattaaaaaaagagtctTTAAACTTTGTCAGCACCAAACTGCTTTTTTTACTGTATCACTGCAATGCTATGTGATCGCGAGCCTGCTTTGTAATGTCCATGTCCACATGAAGCTCTGTTTCTGTATTGGGCATACTAAATCTTGGACTGTTTTGCTCCTCTGAAAGGGCTCGAGCCACACAGCACGTCCTCCAGCCAAGCCCCCGCCTCATACTTCACACCTATTCAAACATCGGAGTGCAAGGAGAAGGTGGACATCCTGGAGCTGCTGCACAAGGCCAAAATAGACCTGAAGCCTCTTCTCTCCACCCTGTCAGTCAACAAGGCTCGGCTACGGGAAAGTAGTAAGTGCCAGTTCACTACTTTCTTTACAAAGTCATGCCATAATACAACTTTTACTGGGAATATACGGGGAACTTAATCTTGTTTATATACAGTTGGGTAGACTGGATAAAATTTTAGCATGGTTGAATTTTACTTGGAAAGCATTTTAAGGCTAAATCCAAATGTCAATGCTCTGGACTTGTTGACTGAGCCTTCGTGTTCCTCAGTCATGCGTACTGTTATGTGTTCTTTGTCATCACATAAAGTCTGTGAGGGCAGAGACTGGGGCTGCTGATAAACAGGCCTCGAGTCTGTTTCACTTGTTGCTGTGGAAACGTTTGAGTGACAACTACTGTCATGTCCACGGTGATCACTGCCGTCATATTCTGCTGCTCATCTGTCCCAGCGAATACAATATAAATCTCATATCAGCTTTTTTATGACTGAACAAAATGATATTCACCCTTTTCTAAACAACATACAGGGTACATATATTTTTcaagatttgaaaaaatattatttctggCCTAAATGATCCaagtaacattttaatacaGACATTTATcataagtttgttttgatttttgttttagtcggcatttggcaaaaaatgcaaGCATCATGTCCGTATTGCTACAAATTGTGTGCAGTTACACCTGTGAAGTCTGCACTGCAAACAGACTCTGCAGAAGTCTGCAGAAAGTGTGCTTGAGGCCCCTTGTGGACTGTATGAATTGTGGATTTGGACAGCCCTCAGCACTCGTAAACTTCCTGTGAGTGTGTCCACAAGCAAGCCTGTGAGCTGGCAAGTGCGGTGAAGTCCAGAGATTTGGATTCAGCCTAACTTTTTATGACCAGTGCTACATAAAGTTTATCTGTCTGTCCCCAGCTAACTGTGGAGCGGTGCTGTCACTGGAGGAAGTGGAGGGAGGGATGAAAGGGATGAAGTTGAGCTCAGAACCTCAGGTGCGAAAGATGCCTCCGCCACAGAGAGGAAATGGCACGCCCTTCATGGCGCAACATTTGGAGGAGGCTTTAACGGGTGGCTCCAGCAGCCGTCCACACTCTCGTGACACAGACATGTCAGCCTTTAATAAACTGGTCAGCAGCATGAAGGCAAGTG
This DNA window, taken from Plectropomus leopardus isolate mb chromosome 2, YSFRI_Pleo_2.0, whole genome shotgun sequence, encodes the following:
- the eif4enif1 gene encoding eukaryotic translation initiation factor 4E transporter: MENDACVEQKNGDAAVDQVKQQPAATAPYRYTKEELLEIKELPVSNERPDCLSEKYDSDGVWDPEKWHASLYPSSERSSPVEGFKKDYVDDRVPLKRRIPDPRERLKEDDLDVVLSPQRRSFGGGCQGNAALAPHARRPISPLENKENETLRLGGARRIGSGRIIAARAFEREARAEKERERERDFKDKRFRRDFGDKRVFSERRRNDSYAEEEPEWFSGGPTSQSETIELIGFDDKILEDDKRRSKRSRKRAESIKEVECNGGQAEEQDVGLQSTADQEVPHPDVLPEQSTGDFDFNEFFNLEKTMPGLASMIEDVLGEGPVSASRFSQWFSSNVSPSGSRSSSLRSTPHEELEKLAGLEPHSTSSSQAPASYFTPIQTSECKEKVDILELLHKAKIDLKPLLSTLSVNKARLRESTNCGAVLSLEEVEGGMKGMKLSSEPQVRKMPPPQRGNGTPFMAQHLEEALTGGSSSRPHSRDTDMSAFNKLVSSMKASGTLPTHPKTNTNIQPSDPAVVTMSEAQVPPQQQKNIFQELLGGPARSSSPTLLGNLLGSSEGPATSAPLHGLLHKGPSPPLFPQRAPSPDYFSSRLQPSAGFPVGHQPLLPEQFGDAHRSISPGSAAQQQMRALSMPVNHADLEALAFQQDLALHAHHSFQSGYKPPQDKSFRNRLQRVNRSPGPGPQPAGRNSPGNAVTSMLSPSFTPTSVIRKMYATKEKSRDEPSSRSENKEEAAGHSQDDSSSPNLYLEAIEGNAAQSGGVKASSQTLSSKDQERLRPGSAGHHTPNMVPPGPSSSFPRPIYPVPLLSHVPMVRPPPQLHPNVVQRMLAQGIQPQQLGPALVQAGIFPQHMDLAQLQGLPPALLGQPLYPLSATGHPLLPPRANTQMQLAVMQQQLQQQRPMHPGIPGPQSQSQGPHRTNGSQQHGGSPPLGLAKWFGSDVLEQPLPSMPAKVISVDELEFRP